The Pseudomonas sp. Marseille-Q3773 DNA window CCGACAACATGTTCGGTGACATTCTGTCGGATGAAGCTTCCATGCTGACCGGTTCCATCGGCATGCTGCCTTCGGCGTCGCTGGATGCCGACAACAAGGGCATGTACGAGCCGTGCCACGGCTCGGCGCCGGACATCGCCGGCCTGGGTATCGCCAACCCGTTGGCGACCATCCTGTCGGTGTCGATGATGCTGCGCTACAGCTTCAACCAGACGGTTGCCGCCGAAGCGATCGAGAAGGCCGTGAGCGTGGTCCTGGACCAGGGCCTGCGCACCGGCGACATCTTCTCGGAAGGCTGCCGCAAGGTGGGTACGCAGGAAATGGGCGACGCAGTAGTCGCAGCGCTGCGGAATCTGTAATCTCTCTGGCCCGCCATCCAAAATTCCCGGTGGCGGCCCACTTTTAGCAAAGGTGTAGTTGCGATGAAACGTGTAGGTCTGATCGGTTGGCGCGGTATGGTCGGTTCCGTGCTCATGCAGCGGATGCTGGAGGAGCAGGACTTCGACCTTATCGAGCCGGTGTTCTTCACCACCTCCAACGTCGGTGGCCAAGGCCCGAACGTGGGCAAGGATACTGCTCCACTCAAGGACGCTTATTCGATCGAAGAACTCAAGACCCTCGACGTGATCCTCACCTGTCAGGGCGGCGACTACACCAACGAGGTCTTCCCCAAGCTGCGTGAAGCCGGCTGGCAGGGGTACTGGATCGATGCCGCTTCGTCCCTGCGCATGCAGGATGACGCGGTAATCATCCTCGACCCGGTCAACCGCAAGGTCATCGACCAGCAACTGGACGCCGGTACCAAGAACTACATCGGCGGCAACTGCACCGTGAGCCTGATGCTGATGGGCCTGGGTGGCCTGTTCGAAGCCGGCTTGGTCGAGTGGATGAGCGCCATGACCTACCAGGCGGCGTCCGGTGCCGGCGCGCAGAACATGCGTGAGCTGATCAAGCAAATGGGCGCAACCCACGCTGCCGTGGCCGATGACCTGGCCAACCCGGCCAGCGCCATCCTCGACATCGACCGCAAGGTTGCCGAAACCATGCGCAGCGAAGCGTTCCCGACCGAGAACTTCGGCGTGCCGCTGGCCGGCAGCCTGATCCCGTGGATCGACAAGGAGCTGCCGAACGGCCAGAGCCGCGAAGAGTGGAAGGCCCAGGCCGAGACCAACAAGATTCTCGGCCGCTTCAAGAGCCCGATCCCGGTCGACGGTATCTGCGTGCGCATCGGCGCCATGCGTTGCCACAGCCAGGCGCTGACCATCAAGCTGAACAAGGACGTGCCGCTCGCCGACATCGAAGGCATGATCAGCCAGCACAACCCCTGGGTGAAGCTGGTGCCGAACCAGCGTGAAATCAGCATGCAGGAGCTGACCCCGACCAAGGTGACCGGTACCCTGAACATTCCGGTTGGCCGTTTGCGCAAACTGAACATGGGGTCGCAGTACCTCGGTGCGTTCACCGTCGGTGACCAGCTGCTGTGGGGCGCGGCCGAACCGCTGCGTCGCATGCTGCGGATCCTGCTGGAGCGTTGATCGTTCTGGTGTGGCCGAAAACCCGTGCTGGCGACAGTGCGGGTTTTTTATTTCCTGTCCTGCCAAGTCCCAGCTTGGCTTTTGCTTTTGCTCTTGCTTCTAAGCGCGCAATGGTTCAGGCGCCTCCTGAAGTCGCGAAGATCAAGATTAAGATCAAGATCAAGAGCAAGAGCAAGAGCAAGAGCAAAAGCGAGAGCGGAGTGAGTAGGGCTTGGCTGTGGGGCGAGGTTTGGGCTGGCACAGACAAAACTCTACAATCCAAGTAAAGTGCCGCCCCCGCCGTTTTCAGCAAAAGGATTCCTTCCATGACAAACCCTTTGGACATCGCCGTCGTCGGCGCCACCGGCAGCGTTGGTGAAGCCCTGGTACAGATCCTCGAAGAACTGGCCTTCCCGGTCGGCACGCTGCACCTGCTGGCCAGCATGGAATCCGCCGGTAGCAGCGTGATGTTCGCCGGCAAGAAGCTGAAAGTACGCGAAGTGGACAGCTTCGACTTCGCCCAGGCCAAGCTCGCCTTCTTCGCCACCGGCGCCGCCGTCAGCCGCAGTTTTGCCGGCAAGGCGCTGCAGGCGGGTTGTACGGTTATCGACCTGTCCGGCGGCCTGGACGACGCCCTGGCCCTGGTGCCCGAAGCCAACGCCGAACGCCTGGCCGGCCTGGCGCTACCCGCGCGCATCGTCAGCCCGTGCTCGGCCGCAGTTGCCATGGCTGTGGCGCTGGCACCGCTCAAAGGCCTGCTGGATATCGAGCGAGTGCAGGTGATGGCGGCGCTGGCCGTGTCCGCACAGGGCCGCGAAGCCGTCACTGAGCTGGCCCGGCAAACCGCCGAGCTGCTCAATGCCCGGCCGCTGGAGCCACGCTTCTTCGACCGCCAGGTGGCCTTCAACCTGCTGGCCCAGGTCGGTGCCGCCGATGAACAGGGCCATACCGCGCTGGAGCGGCGCCTGGTCAGCGAATTGCGCGTGCTGCTGGGCATGCCGGAACTGAAGATTTCCGTGAGCTGTGTTCAAGTCCCGGTGTTTTTTGGCGATAGCTTCAGTGTGGCGGTGCAGAGCCGCCGCCCGGTGGACCTGGGGGCGATTCAGCAGGCGCTCGAGGCTGCTGACAGTGTCGAACTGGTGGAGCGCGATGATTATCCGACCCCGGTTGGTGACGCAGTGGGCCAAGACGTGGTCTATGTTGGTCGTGTACGGCACGGTGTTGATGAGGAGCAGCAGCTCAACCTCTGGCTGACCACCGACAATGTGCGCAAAGGTGCCGCGCTAAACGCTGTGCAAGTGGCGCAATTGTTGATTAAACACATGCCGTAAAAGATACTGGCGAGCACTTTTGTCCTGCTCCGCATGCAGGTTTCAGGACGCTTCATACAAGGGAAGAGGTCATGCTTCGAATTCGCAAACTGGTTCTGGCCATGGCTGCAGCATCGGCGCTGTCGTCGGGCATGGCGAATGCCCTGGGCCTGGGGGAGCTGACCCTCAAGTCGGCACAGAACCAGCCGCTGGACGCCGAGATCGAGCTGCTGGACGTGCGCGACCTTACCGCCGCCGAAGTGGCGCCGAGCCTGGCGCCGCCGGAAGAGTTCAGCAAGGCCGGGGTAGCGCTGCCGCCTTACCTCGAAGACCTCACCTTCACGCCGGTGATCAACCCCAACGGCAGGAGCGTGTTGCGGGTTACCTCCAGCCAGCCGCTGCCGGGCCCGGTGGTCAAGTTCCTGGTCCAGGTGATGTGGCCGCAGGGCCGCCTGCTGCGTGACTACAGCGTGCTGCTCGACCAGGCCAAGGCCCAGGGCGACAAGCCGGCAGCGGGCAATGTCGCACCGGCAGTGACCGCTGCCGGCAGCTACACCACCCAGCGCCGCGACACCTTGTGGCAGATTGCCGCGCGCAACACCCAGGGTGGCTCGATCCAGCAGACCATGATCGCGATCCAGGCGCTGAACCCGGACGCCTTCATCGGCAACAACATCAACCAGCTGAAGGTGGGGCAGGTGCTGCGCCTGCCTGACCAGCAGCAGATCCAGAGCATCCCGCAGGGCGAGGCGATCAGCGAAGTGGCCGAGCAGTATGCCGCCTGGCGTGAAGGCCGCCGCCTGGGCCCGCGTGCCCGCCAGC harbors:
- the asd gene encoding aspartate-semialdehyde dehydrogenase, producing the protein MKRVGLIGWRGMVGSVLMQRMLEEQDFDLIEPVFFTTSNVGGQGPNVGKDTAPLKDAYSIEELKTLDVILTCQGGDYTNEVFPKLREAGWQGYWIDAASSLRMQDDAVIILDPVNRKVIDQQLDAGTKNYIGGNCTVSLMLMGLGGLFEAGLVEWMSAMTYQAASGAGAQNMRELIKQMGATHAAVADDLANPASAILDIDRKVAETMRSEAFPTENFGVPLAGSLIPWIDKELPNGQSREEWKAQAETNKILGRFKSPIPVDGICVRIGAMRCHSQALTIKLNKDVPLADIEGMISQHNPWVKLVPNQREISMQELTPTKVTGTLNIPVGRLRKLNMGSQYLGAFTVGDQLLWGAAEPLRRMLRILLER
- a CDS encoding aspartate-semialdehyde dehydrogenase, whose translation is MTNPLDIAVVGATGSVGEALVQILEELAFPVGTLHLLASMESAGSSVMFAGKKLKVREVDSFDFAQAKLAFFATGAAVSRSFAGKALQAGCTVIDLSGGLDDALALVPEANAERLAGLALPARIVSPCSAAVAMAVALAPLKGLLDIERVQVMAALAVSAQGREAVTELARQTAELLNARPLEPRFFDRQVAFNLLAQVGAADEQGHTALERRLVSELRVLLGMPELKISVSCVQVPVFFGDSFSVAVQSRRPVDLGAIQQALEAADSVELVERDDYPTPVGDAVGQDVVYVGRVRHGVDEEQQLNLWLTTDNVRKGAALNAVQVAQLLIKHMP